The following proteins come from a genomic window of Pseudomonas sp. WJP1:
- a CDS encoding YbaN family protein, giving the protein MDNPIGNRSLMLRYVLLAIGWLSVALGVLGIFLPVLPTTPFLLLAAACFARSSPRFYQWLVEHPRLGPWIRDYLEGNGIPLKGKVYAIGLMWASILFSCYLVPLPWARGFMLTSAVLVTLYILRQKTLRKS; this is encoded by the coding sequence ATGGACAACCCCATAGGCAACCGCTCCCTGATGTTGCGCTACGTGCTGCTGGCCATCGGCTGGCTGAGCGTAGCGTTGGGGGTGCTCGGGATTTTCCTGCCGGTGTTGCCCACGACGCCCTTCCTGTTGCTGGCGGCTGCCTGTTTCGCCCGCAGTTCACCGCGTTTCTATCAATGGCTGGTCGAGCACCCGCGGCTCGGGCCATGGATTCGTGACTACCTCGAAGGTAATGGCATTCCGCTCAAGGGCAAGGTCTACGCCATCGGCCTGATGTGGGCGAGCATCCTGTTCTCCTGCTACCTGGTGCCGCTACCTTGGGCACGGGGGTTCATGCTGACCAGTGCAGTGCTGGTGACCCTGTACATCCTTCGGCAGAAAACCCTGCGTAAATCCTGA
- a CDS encoding retention module-containing protein: MATLIGIVSKVIGQVFAVAGDGTRRVLIEGDRLFAGDQLVTGAEGAVAVHLQNGDELTLGRSSSLQITAQLLAQTSPHVETVEATTPSQAQLTDVEQLQKAIAAGDDPTQTAEATAAGPGSTGPAEGAQGGGHSFVMLEEVGGRVEPTIGFPTAGFNGIPEFPLERHDGDHNPDDAASEPLITPPVITLPEVPPSGVTPPVVIPPVVTPPVVTLPEVPPPDVTPPVVTPPEVLPPVVTPPVNNPVTLDGLSVVGGELTVKEANLPDGSASNPAALTQNGTFTVTALDGLTSLNIGGISVISAGVANGFPQSITTPLGSTLTITGYNPTTGVVSYSYTLNDNENHSSGDGTHLSEHFTVVAGDSNGDTATGSLDVTILDDMPKAYDDNNPDTASETRLTLEGNVLGNDVQGADRIATGPASGPITPGTFVGTYGTLVLNANGTYTYTLNPGDADFKALHAGGNGIETFTYALTDADGDSSTAQLVLNVHNNDDGVTLGGLDVAGGELTVYEKNLMYGSDPDAPALTQHGTFTVNAPDGLQSLSISGVAIISGGVVQPLPISGSTWLGSTLTVTGYDPATGVVSYSYTLNYTETHPNADGANSVSENFEVIAIDADGSEARGEINVKIVDDLPTANPDATSVVEGGTVTGNVLRNDVGGADGSGGGVVGVRAGSDTSTPVHGGLNSQINGTYGYLTLDAAGNAVYHSYPNSVSGPGASDVFTYTLRDADGDESTTTVTIDVHNSCFVATSDHDVTVYEKALDLHQDGQDLAPGSVNGSQPSSPAETASGTLVGAVHGGSGAITYSLLSNAIGTYGQLLLHPDGSYTYTLTSPASTMPQANDGANTLHESFTYQATDAQGNVATSTIVINIVDDVPTATPDIATVGEGGYIGGNVLWNDNAGADGQFAGGGVVGVRAGSDTSTPVHGGLNSQINGTYGYLTLDAAGNALYHSYPNSVSGPGASDVFTYTLRDGDGDESTTTITIDVHNNCFVATSDHDVTVYEKALDLQQDGQDLAPGSVNGSQPNSPVETASGTLVGAVHGGSGAITYSLLSNAIGTYGQLLLHPDGSYTYTLTSPASTMPQANDGGNTLHESFTYQATDAQGNVATSTIVINIVDDVPTANIDHTSVGEGGSIGGNVLWNDNAGADGQFAGGGVVGVRAGSDTSTPVHGGLNSQINGTYGYLTLDAAGNALYHSYPNSVSGPGASDVFTYTLRDGDGDESTTTIIIDVHNSCLVAASDQDVTVYENALAQPCNPSETASGTLVGAVHGGSGAITYSLVSNAIGTYGQLLLHPDGSYTYTLTSPASTTPPANDGANTVHESFTYQAIDSLGNIATSTIVVNIVDDVPTANADHTSVGEGGYIGGNVLWNDNAGADGQFAGGGVVGVRAGSDTSSPVHGGLNGQINGTYGYLTLDAAGNAVYHSYPNSVSGPGASDVFTYTLRDGDGDESTTTITIDVHNSCLIAASDHDVTVYENALAQPCNPGETASGTLVGAVHGGSGAITYSLVSNAIGTYGQLLLHPDGSYTYTLTSPASTTPPANDGANTVQESFTYQAIDSLGNIATSTIVVNIVDDVPTANADHTSVGEGGYIGGNVLWNDNVGADGQFAGGGVVGVRAGDDTSTPVHGGLNSQINGTYGYLTLDAAGNALYHSYPNSVGGQGASDVFTYTLRDGDGDESTTTVTIDVYNNSCKVAGRDSDVSAHGKAGGQDLIAKGADFTGTQQNYSVSGSNAAIARSAFVANTTAMTAVLVVSGALGAANGNHNDNLIAVNLKQGETLNLDHNLAAGHIGMEYSINDGAYVAIADGQTITATSDATYRIHITNIPNGPGQGANGAENYQLKMTVDYAGAHDTAPDNTYTASDNHGGNASAHLTSQDGHALTGTAGDDTLVAVNGEHIINAGDGNDVLTAGTGNTELHGEAGNDLLYSGAGNDLLDGGTGSDTASYAHATAGVTVNLGEAGAQNTVGAGTDTLTAIENLTGSNFNDSLTGDNHSNIITGGLGNDVLKGEGGDDFLIGGLGNNTLTGGSGADTFQWLNGNSGHDIITDFKPGADKLDLSQLLQGESSTAASLDDYLHFTVSGSGASLVTSIDVSAMAGAEPNQTIDLAGVNLASHYGVTPGADGVIGGADTATIINGMLNDHSLKVDTV; encoded by the coding sequence ATGGCTACGCTCATCGGTATCGTCAGCAAGGTTATCGGTCAGGTCTTCGCGGTGGCGGGTGACGGCACCCGTCGAGTGCTGATCGAGGGGGACCGGTTGTTTGCCGGCGATCAACTGGTGACCGGGGCCGAAGGCGCGGTGGCGGTGCATCTGCAAAATGGCGATGAACTGACGCTGGGTCGCAGCAGTAGCCTGCAAATTACCGCCCAGTTGCTGGCGCAGACGTCGCCCCATGTGGAGACGGTTGAAGCGACGACTCCGAGCCAGGCGCAGTTGACCGATGTCGAGCAACTGCAAAAAGCCATTGCCGCCGGTGACGACCCGACCCAGACCGCTGAAGCCACGGCGGCCGGCCCGGGTTCGACCGGCCCTGCCGAGGGAGCACAGGGTGGGGGCCACAGTTTCGTCATGCTCGAGGAAGTGGGGGGGCGGGTCGAGCCGACCATTGGCTTCCCCACCGCCGGGTTCAACGGCATTCCGGAGTTCCCGCTGGAACGGCACGACGGTGATCACAACCCCGACGACGCTGCGTCTGAGCCGCTGATTACGCCACCGGTGATCACCTTGCCCGAAGTCCCACCATCGGGCGTCACGCCGCCGGTAGTCATACCACCTGTTGTTACGCCACCAGTGGTCACCCTGCCCGAAGTCCCACCACCGGATGTCACACCACCAGTTGTCACGCCACCTGAAGTATTACCACCTGTCGTCACGCCACCCGTGAACAATCCGGTCACCCTCGATGGGCTGTCGGTGGTGGGCGGTGAGCTGACCGTCAAGGAAGCCAACCTGCCTGACGGTTCGGCAAGCAATCCCGCCGCGCTGACCCAGAACGGCACCTTCACCGTCACGGCGCTGGACGGGCTGACCAGCCTGAACATCGGCGGGATTAGCGTGATCAGCGCTGGTGTGGCCAACGGTTTTCCGCAGTCGATCACCACGCCGCTGGGCAGCACCCTGACCATCACCGGGTACAACCCGACCACGGGCGTGGTGAGTTACAGCTACACCCTCAACGACAACGAAAACCATTCGAGCGGTGACGGCACCCATCTCAGCGAGCACTTCACCGTGGTTGCCGGTGACAGCAACGGCGACACCGCCACCGGTTCCCTGGACGTCACCATCCTCGACGACATGCCCAAGGCGTACGATGACAACAACCCCGACACCGCTTCGGAAACCCGGCTCACCCTCGAAGGCAACGTCCTGGGCAATGACGTGCAAGGCGCCGACCGTATAGCGACCGGTCCTGCAAGTGGCCCGATCACCCCCGGCACCTTCGTCGGCACCTACGGCACCCTGGTGCTCAACGCCAATGGCACCTACACCTACACCCTCAATCCCGGCGATGCCGACTTCAAGGCCTTGCACGCTGGCGGCAACGGCATTGAGACCTTCACCTACGCCCTTACCGACGCCGACGGCGACAGCAGCACTGCGCAACTGGTGCTGAACGTGCACAACAACGATGACGGTGTGACCCTCGGTGGCCTGGACGTCGCAGGCGGCGAACTGACCGTCTACGAGAAAAACCTCATGTACGGCAGCGACCCCGACGCCCCGGCGCTGACCCAGCACGGGACCTTCACCGTCAACGCCCCGGACGGCCTGCAGAGCCTGAGCATTTCCGGCGTCGCGATCATCAGCGGTGGCGTGGTGCAGCCCTTGCCGATCTCAGGCAGTACCTGGCTGGGCAGCACTTTGACCGTCACTGGCTATGACCCGGCCACTGGCGTGGTGAGCTACAGCTACACCCTGAACTACACTGAGACCCACCCCAACGCCGACGGCGCCAACAGCGTCAGCGAGAACTTCGAAGTCATCGCCATCGATGCCGACGGCAGCGAGGCGCGTGGGGAAATCAACGTCAAGATCGTCGACGACCTGCCAACCGCCAACCCTGATGCGACGTCGGTAGTCGAGGGCGGCACCGTCACCGGCAACGTGCTGCGGAACGACGTCGGCGGTGCCGATGGTTCAGGCGGCGGCGTGGTTGGCGTACGCGCAGGTTCCGACACCTCGACGCCGGTGCATGGCGGCCTGAACAGCCAGATCAACGGCACCTACGGCTACCTGACTTTGGATGCCGCGGGCAACGCCGTGTACCACAGCTATCCGAACTCGGTGAGCGGCCCGGGCGCGAGCGACGTGTTCACCTATACCCTACGCGACGCCGACGGTGACGAAAGCACCACCACCGTCACGATCGACGTACATAACAGTTGCTTTGTGGCGACCAGCGACCACGACGTGACCGTCTACGAAAAAGCCCTGGACCTGCACCAGGACGGCCAGGACCTGGCCCCCGGCAGCGTGAATGGCAGCCAGCCGAGCAGCCCGGCCGAAACCGCCAGCGGTACCCTGGTCGGCGCGGTCCATGGCGGCAGCGGCGCCATCACCTACAGCTTGCTCAGCAATGCCATCGGCACCTACGGCCAGCTGTTGCTGCACCCGGACGGCAGCTACACCTACACCCTGACCTCACCGGCCAGCACCATGCCGCAGGCCAACGACGGCGCAAACACCCTGCACGAAAGCTTCACTTACCAGGCCACCGACGCCCAGGGCAATGTCGCCACCAGCACCATCGTGATCAACATCGTCGATGACGTGCCCACCGCTACCCCCGACATAGCCACGGTGGGAGAGGGCGGCTACATCGGCGGCAATGTGCTGTGGAATGACAACGCGGGGGCCGATGGCCAGTTTGCTGGTGGTGGCGTGGTCGGCGTGCGTGCAGGCTCCGACACCTCGACCCCGGTGCATGGCGGCCTGAACAGCCAGATCAACGGCACCTACGGCTACCTGACCCTGGATGCCGCGGGCAACGCGCTGTACCACAGCTACCCGAACTCGGTGAGCGGCCCGGGTGCGAGCGACGTGTTCACCTACACCCTGCGCGACGGTGACGGTGACGAAAGCACCACCACCATCACGATCGACGTGCACAACAATTGCTTTGTGGCGACTAGCGACCACGACGTGACCGTCTACGAAAAAGCCCTGGATCTGCAGCAGGACGGCCAGGACCTGGCCCCCGGCAGCGTGAATGGCAGCCAGCCAAACAGCCCGGTCGAAACCGCCAGCGGCACCCTGGTCGGCGCGGTCCATGGCGGCAGCGGCGCCATCACCTACAGCCTGCTGAGCAATGCCATCGGTACCTACGGCCAGCTGTTGCTGCACCCCGACGGCAGCTACACCTACACCCTGACCTCACCGGCCAGCACCATGCCGCAGGCCAACGACGGCGGCAACACCCTGCACGAAAGCTTCACCTACCAGGCCACAGATGCCCAAGGCAATGTCGCCACCAGCACCATCGTGATCAACATCGTCGATGACGTGCCCACCGCTAACATCGACCACACCTCGGTGGGAGAGGGCGGCTCCATCGGCGGCAATGTGCTGTGGAACGACAACGCGGGGGCCGACGGCCAGTTCGCCGGCGGCGGCGTGGTCGGCGTGCGTGCCGGCTCCGATACCTCGACCCCGGTGCATGGCGGCCTGAACAGCCAGATCAACGGCACCTACGGCTACCTGACACTGGATGCCGCGGGCAACGCGCTCTACCACAGCTACCCGAACTCAGTGAGCGGCCCGGGTGCGAGCGACGTGTTCACCTACACCCTGCGCGACGGTGACGGTGACGAAAGCACCACCACCATCATCATCGACGTGCACAACAGCTGCTTAGTCGCGGCCAGCGACCAGGACGTGACCGTCTACGAAAATGCCCTGGCCCAGCCGTGCAACCCCAGCGAAACCGCCAGCGGCACCCTGGTCGGCGCTGTCCATGGCGGCAGCGGCGCCATCACCTACAGCCTGGTCAGCAACGCCATCGGCACCTACGGCCAACTGCTGCTGCATCCCGACGGCAGCTACACCTACACCCTGACTTCACCGGCCAGCACCACGCCGCCGGCCAACGACGGCGCCAACACCGTACACGAAAGCTTTACTTACCAGGCCATCGACAGCCTGGGCAACATCGCCACCAGCACCATCGTGGTCAATATCGTCGATGACGTGCCGACCGCCAACGCCGACCACACCTCGGTAGGAGAAGGCGGCTACATCGGCGGTAATGTGTTGTGGAACGACAACGCGGGCGCCGATGGCCAGTTCGCTGGCGGCGGCGTGGTCGGCGTGCGTGCCGGCTCTGATACCTCGAGCCCGGTACATGGCGGCCTGAACGGCCAGATCAACGGCACCTACGGCTACCTGACCCTGGATGCGGCGGGTAACGCCGTGTACCACAGTTATCCGAACTCGGTCAGTGGCCCGGGCGCGAGCGACGTGTTCACCTACACCCTGCGCGACGGTGACGGTGACGAAAGCACCACCACAATCACCATCGACGTGCACAACAGCTGCCTGATCGCAGCCAGCGACCACGACGTGACCGTCTACGAAAATGCCTTGGCCCAGCCATGCAACCCCGGCGAAACCGCCAGCGGCACCCTGGTCGGCGCAGTCCATGGCGGCAGCGGCGCCATCACCTACAGCCTGGTCAGCAACGCCATCGGCACTTACGGCCAACTGCTGCTGCACCCCGACGGTAGCTACACCTACACCCTGACTTCACCAGCCAGCACCACGCCGCCGGCCAACGACGGCGCCAACACCGTACAAGAAAGCTTTACTTACCAGGCCATCGACAGCCTGGGCAACATCGCCACCAGCACCATCGTGGTCAATATCGTCGATGACGTGCCGACCGCCAACGCCGACCACACCTCGGTAGGAGAAGGCGGCTACATCGGCGGCAATGTGTTGTGGAACGACAACGTGGGGGCCGATGGCCAGTTCGCCGGTGGTGGCGTGGTCGGCGTGCGCGCAGGCGACGACACCTCGACCCCTGTGCATGGCGGCCTGAACAGCCAGATCAACGGCACCTACGGCTACCTGACCCTGGATGCGGCGGGCAATGCGCTGTACCACAGCTACCCGAACTCGGTGGGCGGCCAGGGTGCGAGTGACGTGTTCACCTACACCCTGCGCGATGGTGACGGTGATGAAAGCACCACCACCGTGACCATCGATGTGTACAACAACAGTTGCAAGGTGGCGGGCCGTGACAGCGACGTGAGCGCCCATGGAAAAGCCGGCGGCCAGGACCTGATAGCAAAAGGCGCGGACTTTACCGGGACCCAACAGAACTACAGCGTCTCCGGCAGCAATGCCGCCATTGCCCGCAGCGCCTTCGTCGCCAACACGACGGCCATGACCGCCGTGTTGGTGGTCAGCGGGGCGCTGGGTGCGGCCAACGGCAACCACAACGACAACCTGATCGCTGTCAATCTCAAGCAGGGGGAAACCCTCAACCTGGATCACAACCTCGCAGCCGGTCACATCGGCATGGAGTACTCGATCAACGATGGCGCCTATGTCGCCATCGCTGACGGCCAGACCATCACGGCGACGTCGGATGCCACCTACCGCATCCACATCACCAATATCCCCAATGGGCCGGGCCAAGGCGCCAACGGTGCTGAAAACTACCAGTTGAAGATGACCGTCGATTACGCCGGGGCCCACGACACCGCTCCAGACAACACCTACACCGCCAGCGACAACCATGGTGGCAACGCCAGCGCCCACCTGACCTCCCAGGATGGCCACGCCCTCACCGGAACGGCGGGGGATGACACCCTGGTAGCCGTCAACGGCGAGCACATCATCAATGCCGGTGACGGTAACGACGTGTTGACCGCAGGCACCGGCAACACCGAGCTGCACGGTGAAGCCGGCAATGACTTGCTCTACAGCGGAGCGGGCAACGACCTGCTCGACGGTGGTACGGGCAGCGACACTGCAAGCTATGCCCACGCCACTGCCGGCGTCACGGTCAATCTCGGCGAGGCCGGCGCACAGAACACCGTCGGTGCCGGCACCGACACCCTGACCGCCATCGAAAACCTGACCGGCTCCAACTTCAATGACTCACTCACGGGAGACAACCATAGCAACATCATCACCGGTGGCCTGGGCAACGACGTGCTCAAGGGCGAGGGTGGCGACGACTTCCTGATCGGCGGACTGGGCAACAACACCCTGACCGGCGGCAGTGGCGCCGACACCTTCCAGTGGCTCAACGGTAACAGCGGCCACGACATCATCACCGACTTTAAGCCGGGGGCCGACAAGCTCGACCTGTCGCAACTGCTGCAAGGGGAGAGCAGCACCGCCGCCTCGCTGGATGATTACCTGCACTTCACCGTCAGCGGCAGCGGTGCTTCACTGGTGACCAGCATCGACGTCAGCGCCATGGCCGGCGCGGAGCCGAACCAGACCATCGACCTGGCGGGCGTCAACCTGGCCAGTCACTATGGGGTTACGCCGGGGGCGGACGGGGTCATTGGCGGCGCGGACACGGCCACCATCATCAACGGCATGCTCAATGACCATTCGTTGAAGGTGGATACCGTGTGA
- the lapG gene encoding cysteine protease LapG: MPRRPGSPGWPTLRLRFGGWLLLASFPLAVPGSVWPVWDFAKIEQTAEKRYASLGPTQGRIQSWSEMLQGERDLPEQAQLSAVNRYFNQQLEFQDDTRIWHQSDYWATPVEALIKAAGDCEDYALAKYFSLRQLGIPSDKLRITYVKSLTRNQAHMVLTYYSSPGAEPLVLDNLIGDIRPASQRKDLLPVYAFNAEGLYLPGKPGNPRNGDSKKLSRWQDVLKKMQTEGFAVGDG, encoded by the coding sequence ATGCCGCGCAGGCCGGGTAGTCCAGGATGGCCAACACTCCGACTTCGGTTTGGTGGATGGCTGCTGCTCGCCAGTTTTCCGCTGGCCGTTCCTGGCAGTGTCTGGCCCGTCTGGGATTTCGCGAAGATTGAGCAAACCGCCGAAAAACGCTATGCCAGCCTGGGGCCGACGCAGGGACGTATCCAGTCCTGGAGTGAAATGCTCCAAGGCGAACGCGACCTGCCCGAGCAGGCGCAATTGAGTGCGGTCAATCGCTACTTCAACCAGCAGCTGGAGTTCCAGGATGACACCCGCATCTGGCACCAGAGCGATTACTGGGCCACGCCGGTCGAGGCGCTGATCAAGGCCGCCGGCGATTGCGAAGACTATGCCCTGGCGAAATACTTCAGCCTGCGCCAGCTGGGCATTCCCAGCGACAAGCTGCGCATTACCTACGTGAAATCCCTGACCCGAAACCAGGCGCACATGGTGCTGACTTACTACAGCAGCCCCGGTGCCGAACCGCTGGTGCTCGATAATTTGATCGGCGACATCCGCCCCGCCTCGCAGCGCAAGGACCTGCTACCGGTGTACGCATTCAACGCCGAAGGCCTGTACCTGCCCGGCAAGCCTGGCAACCCGCGCAACGGCGACTCGAAAAAACTGTCGCGCTGGCAAGACGTCTTGAAAAAAATGCAAACCGAAGGGTTCGCCGTGGGCGACGGTTAG
- a CDS encoding UPF0149 family protein has translation MSFAEQLTRLQVFLDADELHDEALDYVAAHGYLTALSICSEDVPDREWIDALFAEEPHYSSEAQREEIEATLIGLKAHIARQLASDEEFELPCDLDLGDDPDDSELRGWCIGFMEGVFLREEAWFETAEDEVSEMLLPIMVGSGLFDEQPEFSDIAADANLMDDMIVQIPEALTALYLLCNAPDEKPAILKPRHH, from the coding sequence ATGTCCTTCGCTGAGCAACTAACCCGCTTGCAAGTCTTCCTCGACGCCGATGAACTGCATGACGAGGCGCTGGACTACGTGGCCGCCCACGGCTACCTGACCGCGCTGTCGATCTGTTCGGAAGACGTTCCCGATCGTGAATGGATCGACGCACTTTTCGCTGAAGAGCCGCATTACAGCAGCGAAGCCCAGCGCGAAGAGATCGAAGCCACGCTGATCGGCCTCAAAGCGCACATCGCCCGTCAACTGGCCTCCGATGAAGAGTTCGAGCTGCCGTGCGACCTCGACCTGGGCGACGACCCGGACGATTCCGAGCTGCGCGGCTGGTGCATCGGTTTCATGGAAGGCGTATTCCTGCGCGAAGAAGCCTGGTTCGAAACCGCCGAAGACGAAGTCAGCGAAATGCTGCTGCCGATCATGGTCGGTTCCGGCCTGTTCGACGAGCAACCGGAGTTCTCCGACATCGCCGCCGACGCCAACCTGATGGACGACATGATCGTGCAGATCCCGGAAGCCCTGACTGCGCTGTACCTGCTGTGCAACGCACCGGACGAAAAACCGGCGATCCTCAAGCCACGTCACCACTAA
- the lapD gene encoding cyclic di-GMP receptor LapD, translating to MKLRNQLFLAICLFLLVAFSGSFYASLESSREQTLGQLRAHAQDAATALGLTLTTQVDDPAMMELMVSSIFDSGYFSDIRVTHLENRQVLVQRSIPEQIDGVPGWFVNLVNLRPEGGDALITRGWQQVARVEVLSNPQFALAKLWDSTLGSLVWLLLCGLLSAVFGGWLLRRQFRPLDSMVRQADAISKREFLSVPTLPRTPELKRVVLAMNQMVEKLKTLFAEEAARSEKLLHDSYQDSLTGLANRRLLNEQLADQLLVTEQNGGGHLMMLQLNDLAGLNQRLGGERTDALIGAVGDLLKRLTQAAERRTWLAARNRGGEFSLLAPDLDTEDATRLAAEISATLENLRLTGDSDCMPVAHLGIVAFHPGDPASHVLHQLDQALNEARQHPERPWAVLGRSDSAPRQAQHHWHTWIDDALNEGKLQLYFQPVVQCADTHQVLHHKVLARLLDPQGEAIAAGQFLPWIERFGWSARFDLAMLEATLEYLVINRLPLALSLSGSTLRDQAQLQLILDTLESLPELAPLLTLEIDERQLPPPDQLQRLSHSLLATGYRIGLQHFGGHFSQIGNLTQLGLAYLKIDGVYIRGIDVERDKRLFIEAVCRTTHSIDLPLIAERVETQGELETIRALGVFGVMGRLVGQPLPM from the coding sequence ATGAAACTGCGCAACCAGTTGTTTCTCGCCATTTGCCTGTTCTTGCTGGTGGCTTTCAGCGGCAGTTTCTATGCCAGCCTGGAAAGCTCCCGCGAACAGACGCTCGGGCAGTTGCGCGCCCATGCCCAGGACGCCGCGACCGCCCTGGGCCTGACCTTGACCACACAGGTCGACGACCCGGCCATGATGGAGTTGATGGTCAGCTCGATTTTCGACAGCGGCTATTTCAGCGACATCCGCGTGACCCACCTGGAAAATCGGCAGGTGCTGGTGCAGCGCAGCATCCCCGAGCAAATCGATGGCGTGCCCGGCTGGTTCGTCAATCTGGTGAATTTGCGTCCCGAAGGTGGCGATGCACTGATCACCCGCGGCTGGCAACAGGTGGCGCGGGTCGAAGTGTTGAGCAATCCACAATTCGCCCTGGCCAAACTCTGGGACAGCACGCTAGGCAGCCTCGTTTGGTTGCTGCTCTGTGGGCTGCTCAGTGCGGTGTTCGGTGGCTGGTTGCTGCGTCGACAGTTTCGTCCGCTCGACAGCATGGTCCGCCAGGCCGACGCCATCAGCAAACGCGAATTTCTCAGCGTGCCGACACTGCCGCGCACACCGGAATTGAAACGCGTGGTGCTGGCGATGAACCAGATGGTCGAGAAGCTCAAGACGTTGTTCGCCGAAGAGGCCGCGCGCAGTGAAAAACTGCTCCACGACTCCTATCAGGACAGCCTGACAGGGCTGGCCAACCGGCGATTGCTCAATGAACAATTGGCCGATCAATTGCTGGTCACCGAGCAAAATGGCGGCGGTCACCTGATGATGCTGCAGCTCAACGACCTGGCCGGCCTTAATCAGCGCCTTGGCGGGGAACGTACCGACGCGTTGATTGGTGCGGTCGGCGACTTGCTCAAGCGCCTGACTCAAGCTGCGGAACGTCGCACCTGGCTGGCAGCGCGCAATCGCGGCGGCGAATTCAGCCTGCTGGCACCGGATCTCGATACCGAGGATGCGACACGCCTGGCCGCCGAGATCAGCGCCACCCTGGAAAACCTGCGCCTGACCGGTGACAGTGATTGCATGCCCGTCGCCCATCTGGGCATCGTCGCCTTCCACCCTGGCGACCCGGCAAGCCATGTTCTGCATCAACTGGACCAGGCACTCAACGAAGCCCGGCAACATCCCGAGCGTCCCTGGGCCGTGTTGGGACGCAGCGACAGCGCGCCAAGGCAGGCCCAACACCACTGGCACACCTGGATCGACGATGCCCTGAACGAAGGCAAACTGCAGTTGTATTTCCAACCGGTGGTGCAATGCGCCGACACCCACCAGGTGCTGCATCACAAAGTCCTCGCACGCCTGCTCGATCCACAGGGCGAAGCGATTGCCGCCGGCCAGTTCTTGCCGTGGATCGAGCGTTTTGGCTGGTCGGCGCGCTTCGACCTGGCGATGCTCGAAGCTACCCTCGAGTACCTCGTCATCAACCGTTTACCCCTGGCATTGAGCCTGTCCGGCAGCACCTTGCGCGATCAGGCGCAGTTGCAACTGATCCTCGACACGCTGGAATCCCTCCCGGAACTGGCGCCCCTGCTGACCCTGGAAATCGACGAGCGCCAACTGCCACCCCCAGACCAACTGCAACGTTTGAGCCACAGCCTGCTCGCCACCGGTTACCGCATCGGGCTGCAACATTTTGGCGGTCACTTCAGCCAGATTGGCAACCTCACTCAGCTGGGGCTGGCTTACCTTAAAATCGACGGAGTCTACATCCGTGGCATCGATGTTGAGCGTGACAAACGGCTGTTCATCGAAGCAGTTTGCCGCACGACTCACAGCATCGACTTGCCCTTGATAGCGGAGCGAGTGGAAACCCAGGGCGAGCTGGAAACGATCAGGGCACTGGGGGTGTTTGGCGTGATGGGGCGTTTGGTCGGGCAGCCGCTGCCGATGTGA